tttcggtatttgattagcttggcggtatctgaaaatttagaaatgcgtcttatggatgttgttacagcttacttatatggatcacttgatagtaatatatatatgaaaatccctgaaggatttaagatgcctgaagcacaaagttcaaaacccaaggaatgttattctgtgaaattacaaagatcattatatgagttaaagcaatcaggtcgaatgttgtataatcgactaagtgatcacttgatgaaaaagggatatgtaaataattcaatatgcctttgtgttttcattaagaaaacaacatccggatgcgtaattattgctgtatatgttgatgatttaaacatcattggaacgaataaggaaattcaagaagttgtgtcatacttgaaggaagaatttgaaatgaaggatcttggaaaaaccaaatattgtctgggtttacaaattgaacaaaaagaatgttgaatgtttgttcaacagacaaattatacagaaaagatccttaaacgttttaatatggataaagcaaatcctttaagtactccaatggttgttagataattaaacatagaaaaggatccattctgTCCatatgaagatgatgaagatattcttggtccagaagtaccatatctaagtgccatctgatccacacaaggcacgttcccaaactggatatgtatttactcgtggaggcactgcaatatcttggcgttcacagaaacaaacgctcgtaacaacttcatcaaattatgccgagattattgcactacatgaagcaagtcgtgaatgtgtgtggttaaaatcaatgacccaacatatccaaatctcatgcggattatcattcgacgagaagcctgtgatactatacgAAGATAAtgatgcatgtgttgctcaaatgaaagaagatacataaaagcgacagaactaagcatattcctcctaagttcttcgcattcaccaaggagcttgagaagaataaatgtattgatgttcgtcacattcaatcaagtgaaaactcatcagatctcttcacaaaggttcttcctacgacaatattcagaaaacacatatataatattgggatgcgcgatctacgaaatttgtgaagaattgttcatgtcaacatcagggggagtttacgtgactacactctttttcccttactatggtttttatcccaatgggtttttcctagtaaggtttttaacgaggcagtacaaaaacacgtaatgaagacaatcattatgatcatcatcacaaggggagtgttgaaaaataatatttaaaatgtgtgtattgaatatttgaatgttgaaaataagagttgtaaatattgaaaattattgtgtgatgatgtaggtaatgatgtattttatttttggattatttgtaaagatttcctataaatagatctctcgtttgtgaagaaaattacaattgagtagagagaaaaatattataaagtgtgtagtttggtaaattttgagagtttaagatttttactttttaccataaatttttactttttcacaacattgatatatttttaacaCATTATTGATATATTGTTATGATCACGTGTTAAAGATTCATCTTGAGATTAATTTGATCGGATTTGGACCTGCTCCAAACAAGACGAGTTTTACGTGGATCGAATTCAGACCCAGCCCATTACCATCCCGGACCACGACGATACAAGTCAATTTAAGCCTTTCATTTTGGTACACGACTTATCACATTTTCACCCGCCAATGATATTATATTTCCAGCTCAACGAGATGAACAACCACCACGTGATACTCGCCAGAAAAAGGACTGTCTATTTTACAAACATAACCAAtggaaaataatttatttcctatgtttcaaaaaaatattgattaatttCCTAGGTTGGTTTTCTCCTTTTTTCAGAGGTTCTTACGTGGGTTTCCTGGGATTGAAAGATATGGAAGAGGAAGGGATTGAAGAGAGCAGCAGTGTAAAGTTCTCGGGGAGCAGTGCTAGCGGCGGCGGAGGAGGTGGCCGTGGGGATTCTTTCAGGTGGGTGGATGGGGGTGTAGCAGACTCGGAGTCGCCGCCATGGTCTTTGATTGGTGATAAAGAAGATAGAGAAGGATATGGATCTGTGAGGAGAAGGCTAGTCAAGAAGCCCAGAAGGCTTGATTCCTTCGATGTTGAAGCAATGCAGATTTCTGGAGCTCATGGGCACCACAGTAAGGTAAAAAGCTCATcctttttaaaagtttaatctATATTAGCTATTGTGATTCATTGTACTTAAACATTAAATCTAAATAGCTTTTTTCCTCGAGTGGAATGTATACTATCTTTATTCGGCGAACGATTGTTCTCCCCCTATAACTCAATAGCTATTTATGGTATAATTCTACTTATAACTATATATTTCGGTTTTCTCCGCTAATCAGAATCATGGATTATGTGAAAATATTTGTGGAtctgataaataaaaaattatctgTCATCAAGCATTCACTTGTTAAAATTGTCAAGATTATGATTCAGCAACTTCCATGAGTTCGAGTTTTTGGACTGATCTCAACATGATATTGAATCAAAGAtcatttattcaaaataatcaaAGTTCCTAAGTAGGTTCCGGGAGACATTAGTTTGGTGTCAAATGAGCAATCAACGTTAGCTGTAGGATTAAGTTGCTTTTAACACTCTTTACTGAAAATTTGTCCCCGTCTGTGAAAATCCATCTATCTTAATGTTGCTTGTAAGTTTTTAGTTCTTTTGACAACTTCTATTCACATTGATGGGCCTTGAACAAACCAGATATAATTCTACAAATACTTCCTGTTTTTTGTTCTTATTTTTCCTCACTTTAAATAACTGGATTGAACCACATTATGATGTATGTATTATTCTAGCAAAATATGGTGTGTCTGTGTGGGTATGGATATTTTTTTTGTAGTCCTTATCTTATTTGGATTAGTTAACATAATAGGATGCTTCATCTTGGCATACTCTTGCATTGGCATTTCAAACTCTTGGCGTCGTGTATGGTGACATGGGTACGAGTCCTCTATACGTCTTTGCTGATGTATTCAGCAAAGTGCCCATAACTTCAGATGTTGATGTCTTGGGGACTTTGTCGTTAGTAATGTACACAATCGCTCTAATCCCTTTACTAAAATACGTTTTCGTGGTGCTGAAAGCGAATGATAATGGCGAAGGTAAGATCTATTTGCTTAAAATTTATATCATAGTTTATGTAATAACTCTTCTCGTTGTTCCATGTACAGGAGGAACATTTTCTTTGTATTCATTGATTTGTAGGTATGCAAATGTTAATCTTTTGCCAAATCGTCAATTGGCCGATGAATGTATTTCAAGCTTCAAGCTCAAACTGCCCACTCCAGAACTAGAGAGGGCATTAAGTATAAAGGATAAATTGGAACGTAAGGCTTATCTGAAGAAACTTCTTTTAATTCTAGTTCTTTTGGGTACGTCTATGATTATCGGGGATGGTATTTTGACTCCTGCTATATCAGGTACATAGAAATCCCATTTTCTTATATCTTCTTATCAAgtaatcaaaatttgatttcatGATTCATCTCAAAGATATTTTTGTTTTCATATTATTACATCGTAATGAAGCTTCTTGATTTCAGTCATGTCTGCTGTGAGCGGTCTGCAGGGTCGGGTACCAGGATTTGGCACAAGTGAGAAAACTTAAGTTAacaactctcatttctattatTCCACAGACCAATGCAACTCTGTCACGATTGAATCATCAGTGACACCACGCGGGCTTTTTAAAATATCTTCCtgttcaattttcaaataatcATCAGCTACAATAGATTGCTGGTGTTTCCACTTCATAATATCACCTAATCGTAAAAGAGTCTCTATAATGATTTTTCCCCCTTCATTTTCAGATGCTCTTGTTGTTACATCAATAGTTATCCTGGTCGGATTATTTGCCATACAGAGGTTTGGAACTGCTAAAGTGGGATCGTCATTTGCTCCTGCACTTTCGTTATGGTTCTTTAGTCTAGGATCTATCGGAATATACAATATGCTCAAGTATGATATAACAGTTGTGAAGGCAATAAATCCAGCCTACATTTACCTTTTCTTCAAAAAGAATGGCATTCACGCATGGTCAGCACTTGGTGGCTGCGTTTTATGCATCACAGGCAAGGTTTTTCTCTCTATTAGTATTTAATCGATCGTACATCAAATAAATGAGAAATGACATGAATATTTGTTAGAAACAAGTTTCTGCATGGAATTGTACTCTTTTCTAGTCATTGAAACACTGTAAACGCGACATTTTCAGGTGCAGAAGCAATGTTTGCTGATCTTGGCCATTTTTCTGTGCCGTCTATACAGGTTATTTTTCAGTTATTTTTGTATAACAAAAATTTTCAAGTTTAACCGGCCAAgttaaattaaaaacaaaaaactgCGGCAGATTGCTTTCACTGGTGTTGTTTTCCCATGCCTCCTTTTAGCGTACATGGGCCAAGCTGCATATCTTATTAAGCACCCTCATTCAGCTGGCAGAATATTTTATGCTTCTGTTCCTGGTAAATTAATTGTTTCCTTGCAAGGACTTTCTCTTTCATTGTATTGTTGTTGTAGTTGACGTCTTGTTCTATAATGATACAGAGAGTCTGTTCTGGCCAGTATTTGTGATAGCCACGGTTGCGGCTATAATTGCCAGTCAAGCCATGATATCGGCTTCATTCTCGTGCGTGAAGCAATCCATGGCTCTTGGATGCTTCCCTCGACTCAAGATCGTTCACACTTCAAGAAAATTAATGGGGCAAATTTACATACCTGTCATCAATTATTTTTTGATGGTTATGTGCATTATTGTGGTTGCAGTCTTCCAGAGCACTACAGAAATTGCCAACGCCTATGGTTCATTTTATATTACtttattttacatattttcGGTTTATTTAAGTGATGAAACATAAGGTGATAAGAGATGAGGGAAAATTTGCAGGCATTGCTGAAGTTGGTGTGATGATAGTCAGCACGACCCTAGTGACGCTTGTTATGCTTCTAATATGGCAAACCAACTTGTTTTTAGCTCTATGTTTCCCGCTTCTGTTTGGAACAATCGAGTTAATTTATCTATCTGCGGTTCTATCCAAGATAACAGAAGGAGGGTGGCTTCCATTAGTCTTTGCTTCTTTTTTCCTCTGTCTGATGTATATGTGGAATTACGGAAGCGTATTGAAGTATCAGAGTGAGGTTCGTGGCAAGATATCAATGGATTTCATGCACGAGCTCGGGTCCTCTCTTGGTACAGTAAGAGTCCCTGGTATTGGATTACTTTACAACGAGCTAGTACAAGGTGTCCCCTCAGTTTTTGGGCAGTTTTTACTCGATCTTCCAGCCATTCACTCGATTATAGTTTTTGTTTGCATCAAGAATGTCCCAGTACCCGTTGTCCCTCAAGAAGAAAGGTTTCTCTTTCGAAGGATTTGCCCCAAAGACTACCATATGTTTCGTTGTATTTCAAGATATGGATATAAAGACATAAGGAAAGAAGATCACCGCGCATTTGAGCAACTTCTGGTGCAAAGTCTTGAAATTTTTCTTAGGAAAGAAGCTCAAGATCTTGCTTTGGAGAGCAACATCAACGAGGAAGATTTCGACAGCGTTTCCGCAGCAGGAAGGGACGACGATGTCCAAGATTTCGATGGGATTGGAGAGCTAAAAGTCCCTTTAATGCACGACCATAGATTCAAAGAGATGGAGTCCTCGACATCAAGGGTACCTGTACCACAATTGCCAGCCAGCGTCATGTCGGGAGATGAAGATCCTGGCCTCGAATACGAGCTTTCAGCTCTCCAAGAAGCTAGTGATTCTGGATTCACATATTTGCTTGGACATGGAGATGTACGAGCCAAGAAAAACTCATTGTTTCTGAAGAAATTGGTTATAAATTACTTCTACGCGTTCTTGAGGAGGAACTGCAGAGGAGGTGCTGCTACAATGAGAGTACCTCACATGAATATAATCCAAGTTGGAATGACATATATGGTTTGATCTATAAATTGGACTTTGTATTCTGTAAAAATAGCTTAATTTATGCTATTGGCATATGTGAAGTATACCAAAATACTCTTCATATCCAATCAAATTTAGCAAAATAGTATTTACTCCTAGTTTTGctttagtatatatatatatatatatatatatatatatatatatatatatatatatatatatatatactacataaAGCCTATTTCTTTTTTGAATGTGTTAATTTTTTGAATAGGATTTAgaattttcaaaattctttGTCAAAAACCATAATCGACGTTAATAGtatcattcaaatattttaaacgaGATTGATCTCCAACAAATGTAACTATTATTCCCTGGTAAGCTTCATCCCAATAATATACTAACTTGCAACTTATGGAATTCGAACACTTGATTTCATCTTTGATACATATTGTACgatcaaatgatttttattttatcgtGAATATTGATAGTGTATATTGAGTTACAATTCAtttagggtgtgtttggttgggtggattaaataaggatagattaatagtccaatatttatcgttaaaattttaagttgttttaataatcattttgacccggtttaagatctaattttatggataactatttgattaataaaattggatcttaaaccgggtcaaaatgattattaaaacatcttaaaattttaacgataaatattggactattaatctatccttatttaatccacccaaccaaacacacccttaaTGTATTGAACGTACAACTTAATCCAATCAATATATTAGAGAAAAAAATGTAAACCAAGAATATAAAATATTGAAGGAGTTAGAGCTCAATGGATAGAGGTCACTTAGCGCTAGAAAATTAGGTCATTAAGTAAAGTAAGCTAGTTTTTTAATGGCAAATTGGCCATAGGTGGGTGGTGCTCATAAGAAAGTAAACAATGGAAGAGCTTAGACAGTGAATAAATAATTAAGGTTAAGGTCAATAATTATTTCATGTCTTTAGATGCTCTAAGTTTtgtatttcattttaaaattttgctcATAGATTTTTGAATTGATTTAGGAAAGGTAATATTGATCTTTTTGGCTTAAATTCAGATTCTGCGTTAACTTTTGTTTAATTGCTGGTGGGACGTTGATTTTCTTCTACAAAAAAAAGTGATCCTGAAACACtatcaacttttgaattttagattttcattttattttaaaatactatACACACATTTTATAATGTGAAAATTAATcacttcttttaaaaataaaaattatcttAAACACTCCCTAATTGTCTATTCTCACCCATACATCTCTTAATTTTCATTGCATGTGACTTGTTTTAGTTTAAATGATGATCGCTCGATTGGTTGCGTAAAATTTTCCAAGCTTGGACACattttttgggttttttttattgttattataGGAAAAATTGCCATTTATTGGGAGAATATAGATAGATTAGATTCAATGATTGAATGACTAATCAAACTTTGAGAATAATAATTATCATTATAGTGTCGGACTTGAGATTTTGAGTTCTGAGATTTAAGTGTGAATATTTGCCTGCATTAGTGAAAGAACGACTTAAACATAGTTCTTGTATTGatgtaaatcatttaaaagacTCATAAAAACTCATCGTTGacagtcaattttgtgagacaaaatCCAATCTATCTacgaaaaagtataattttttaatgtcaaaatcattattttttagTGCAGGTATGGTCATAGGGATGACAACTTTCCCCACGGATTTGGGACCCCGCGGGGAAAACCCGAAACGGGGATGgggatccccgattttttcgggtttgggttTGGGGAtggggatttaaaaaaatccccgATGTATTTCGGGGCGGGTATGGGATTACTATCCCCATCTCCGAAATCCCCGAACTCGTCCCGAAAATAAtatgaataataaaataatagtattattaacattaataatataataataatattattttttaaaatattaataatcttattattattgatattgatattgatattaatattaatattatctctaataataatagataataataacttttggtttgagaaaatttCCGAATTCGTCATCGTCttgtcatattaatatttttgaaatggaGATGGGGACGGGGATGGGAAGTTGATCCCCGAAATTTCGGGTTCGGGGCGGGGATGGGGTGGGGATGGAATTCGGGGATGGGGATAGTAATAGCAAACTCGCCCCCACCCCggcccattgccatccctagATGAGGCAAGAGTGTTATAATTCGatggattttgaagattaaagctTACACTTTAAGAAAATTAATTGAAGTAATAAATTCTCAAATACCTTTCCGGTTGATGAAAGATGGACATCCCTTGATGTTCATGCATATGTATCATTTAGAAATTTCGATATTTTCAATCTTCACATGATATCTTCGGATAAATGAGAACTTAATATATCACCTTTCACATCAAACGATGTCTAAAGAATTCTCGTCTTATTAGCTAttgtaaatttacaaatttttaatttaattttttaataatacgTACGATTCTTTCTagatagaaaaaaaaaacaattttattaGCATCTTATATCTAAGTTTttatattcatatatattaaCAATTTTATATAGAAAACTCGATCATTGTCCAATAATTAACACAGGTTCATCCATCATTCCAATTATGcaattgcattaaaatcatgctTTCCAAAAGTATCTCTGTGCATTATTTCATGTCTTCGAAAGTAATGCATTTATGAAATGTCGCTACACTGTACGGCTCGAACCAAATACATTGCATCagatgcaaaaaaaaaattcttgaaaaaaaaatatacatttGATATAcgaaatatttaaaattcacGGTGTGAATTGGTATATGCTAATGATATTTTGAAAAGCTTTTGAAATTCATGCATACGTCCCAAATTATATGATAATTAGACAACTAAATACGTATATGATCAAACTTCGAATTCTCGAAATCGGATTGACCGATGATTTTTGATTGATGATTATCAGGGTCTTGACTTGAATTTCAAGagctaaatttaaatttgattttgactGTAGATGGAAGTCCTCACCATTTCATATcgagtttttttttatattttaaaatgagaCGCTCAATAAatcttatttttataatttattccttgatataaaaaaaattgaaacttaatactattttttattgtcaCATCATTCATTATGCGGTGACATAAACTTTTCCCAATAAAAGAGAGATATAGATTCGAATTTGAGGTGATTGTGGAAAACCTTCGTCCTTATGTGATAAAACAGAACAATGTTATGTTGTAAAATCAAGGTATTTTTTACTCCACAAAAATTTAAGGTATTTTAGATTGTGtttggataaaaaaaaaaaagatttgtgaagagatttcaaactataGTACTTCAAATTCATAAGTcaatgaaaataatttaaaattatttaatttaattttccaTCAAATGGATATATagaatatttttgaaatatcgTCATCTCAAATACTGTCCAAATGCACCCTTACTAATTCCTTTGCTTTTTTTAggataaattatattatatttcccAGGTTAAATATTGTGTTGTATTAATATACATTATATATAATTACTCACGAATATCTAATTTGACATGAATTTAGTCCTTTTCTTTTTATATTCCTCTGCGAGTTTGAACTTTTTCCAGAGTTAATTAATTTTCCCACCTTTTTTTACTTTCTGAGTTGCAACTTTTTTTTCCCGTGCAAGATTTCAGTTATTTCTTTTGCTAATAAAGCCGAGGTGAGGGGAGTAACACTTTAAACTATTTTGTTCCTAATTTTGGAATTGCTTAACATGAATGATACTCACGAAAAATTTAGAATCCGATTCTAGAAACTGTCACTAATCCAAATGCGGGTTTTGAAATTGTCATGATCCTGAAATCACGAATAAGACCGTTAGAAGGGGGCCGGAAGAGTGCCTCGGTATAGCCTCTTCGACGCTCAAATCAGAGACTGGAGATATAAATGGAGAGCAGCTAAAGATGCTGCTGAAAAATAATACAGTGAATGAATCAGTTTTACATccgaacctggtatttatacgAGAATACTTGGATCGAGATGAGTCGGGTGTCCAGAATCTAGATTGGACCTAATCTTGATGGGCCTGATCATGGGATATCAATGcacaaattcaaaataatatctaaatgttgaaaaattaaatattcatgAAAGTTGGATCGATGTAACATCCTATAATCTAATAGGTAGACTACATATTAACAAATACTCATAGTAGTTGTTCATCGGATCAaaactttataaatatatatatatatatatatatatatatatatatatatatatatatatatatatatatatatatatatacagttttGTTATCCTGCACACCCACCGTGCACACCTCCGTGAGCAcctatgaggtgtcactcacccattggatgcgcaatttttttatattccatcacatccaataggtgagtgacacctcataggTGCTCACGGAGGTGTGCACGGTGGGTGTGCAGGATAACaaaactgtatatatatatatatatatatatatatatatatatatataattgaattTATTTATAGGTAATTGAAACACATTATAATAATTCACATACTGCTTGTATGACTCATAGCAATAATATTAAAGTGGTAATCGAAACAAGTACACCTACAATATCAAATATCAAGCTGTCTTGAAGATGAGATAATAATTGTTGAACATaatatcaattaattgatggttGTAAAACACTTGGTTACATGCAAGATAGTGTTGAAATTTACTTATCATGTAGATAGATTAGTATTTGTTTTTTCAAGAGATCTTTCGATGTAAAATGAGGTAATGTCAATCAAACCCCGCTATGAAACTTTtctcttatttattttttcttgcgtacatatttatctgttgaaAATATTGTCGATACCAGAGTCGTCATTAGAGTTAGTTAACATAGGTCTGTGCATTATGATATATACATGTATGAGTattgataccccatggatgagcCCACTACCCCTGGCCCATCCTTAGCCTAAAGAGAAGACAGGCCCATCAAGGGCGCTAGCCCAAATGAAAGACAGGCCCACCAAGGACCcgggtattctcctataaataccaggtttgagtgttaATTCATTcaattcactatattgttttcagcagcgctcttagctgctcccccatatatcctcagtcactgacttgagcatcGGAGGGGCTatgccaggacaccctcctggccccctcttaacggtcttttttttgatttcaggctcagggtcatcTTAAAGCCCACGTCTGAACTAGTGACGCTCGTTGGAATCGGATCCTAAATTTCTCGTGAATATCAAGCATCTTATGAatgatttattataaaacatagaagataatattattttttaagaatttatttttacGATACGTGTACTCTGTCTTCTGTACTCGTAAACAGTATAATTTTCACAATAGAATACTTTGTGGCGAACTGACCGATCCGACAAGTCCAACTCAAATAGACGAAAACATCTTCATTAAAAATGGTCATatctattttgaaaaacaaaaatgatatttgtcGATTTGTCTTTTGTATTTGCTTACACGTATATTTTTAGTAATGTTTCTTTAGTTATTAATTACATAGTAATATggattaagaaaaaaaaatccattGTTCAACATATGTGGGGTACTAAAAATCAAAACTCCAAACCAACCcacaaaaaatcatttttcaggTCAACACTtggagaaaaataaaataactgaAACGAACAAGTCAATCTGGGTAGCTACGTGGTCGTTGTCGGTAATAGATCTTCCGACGGAGGAGTCCCCCACATCTAATTTATCCATATTTAATAAATGTTGTCCCTAAGACACTCAGGCACATTGACTTTGGCACGTACTAGGTACGTCTGTCTATATCGAACCAGGTTATTGTtatttattctt
This genomic interval from Primulina eburnea isolate SZY01 chromosome 16, ASM2296580v1, whole genome shotgun sequence contains the following:
- the LOC140815910 gene encoding putative potassium transporter 12 encodes the protein MEEEGIEESSSVKFSGSSASGGGGGGRGDSFRWVDGGVADSESPPWSLIGDKEDREGYGSVRRRLVKKPRRLDSFDVEAMQISGAHGHHSKDASSWHTLALAFQTLGVVYGDMGTSPLYVFADVFSKVPITSDVDVLGTLSLVMYTIALIPLLKYVFVVLKANDNGEGGTFSLYSLICRYANVNLLPNRQLADECISSFKLKLPTPELERALSIKDKLERKAYLKKLLLILVLLGTSMIIGDGILTPAISVMSAVSGLQGRVPGFGTNALVVTSIVILVGLFAIQRFGTAKVGSSFAPALSLWFFSLGSIGIYNMLKYDITVVKAINPAYIYLFFKKNGIHAWSALGGCVLCITGAEAMFADLGHFSVPSIQIAFTGVVFPCLLLAYMGQAAYLIKHPHSAGRIFYASVPESLFWPVFVIATVAAIIASQAMISASFSCVKQSMALGCFPRLKIVHTSRKLMGQIYIPVINYFLMVMCIIVVAVFQSTTEIANAYGIAEVGVMIVSTTLVTLVMLLIWQTNLFLALCFPLLFGTIELIYLSAVLSKITEGGWLPLVFASFFLCLMYMWNYGSVLKYQSEVRGKISMDFMHELGSSLGTVRVPGIGLLYNELVQGVPSVFGQFLLDLPAIHSIIVFVCIKNVPVPVVPQEERFLFRRICPKDYHMFRCISRYGYKDIRKEDHRAFEQLLVQSLEIFLRKEAQDLALESNINEEDFDSVSAAGRDDDVQDFDGIGELKVPLMHDHRFKEMESSTSRVPVPQLPASVMSGDEDPGLEYELSALQEASDSGFTYLLGHGDVRAKKNSLFLKKLVINYFYAFLRRNCRGGAATMRVPHMNIIQVGMTYMV